TTTTTTTTGGTTAGGCAGTGTGCCATTTAAGAAATTTGATGTAGTGTCGTTTAGGCAATTTTTTGTGATATTATGGGGAACAACTAAAGTGGTTAGTTGGGATAGTTAGAGGACATTGTCCTCATTAGTCTTGTTGAGCATTGTTCCACATTTATTGCTTTGTAGCAAAATTCTGTttgcaagaaagaaaaattagatataCTGCTTTATAAGACTTTTAGATGTTGTGTGGTTTGATTTTGTGCAGAGAATTTGTGAcaaattattttgattattcATGTTATATCATTTTTATGTGATTTCTTTCTGGTTTCTTACTTTACAGTTTATTGCGGTTGCTGCTCATCCTCCTGGGTCTTCATATCACAAGAATGGTGCCCCACTTACTACGAGAGGTGTAATTCAGATATGGTGTATTTTAAATGTCGACGTAAATGAGGAAGAGAAGCCACCTTCAATAGAAAAGTCAAAATGGGGAAATAAAAACAATGGGGCAATGAAGGACGAATCAACATTACCAAAGAGGCCTAGAGGAAGGCCTAGAAAGAAGCCAATAGAAGACAATGAGGCCATAACAACTCAATCAAAGAGGCCTAGAGGAAGACCTAGAAAAAATCTGATAGAAGAATCTCTTGATAATTTGGACTGCAACGACCAGTATGTTGAAGCTCTTGGTGTTCAACTCCCAGAAGATTTATCAGAAGCACATGCTGTGGATGGGGTTTCTAGGAATGCCCAGGAACCAGCTGAACAAGAAGAATGtggtaaaaaacaaaaaagttacaAGCGAGCAGCATCTGCAGGTGATCCAACACTTGAAAGTCCTGTCCAGGGAAGAAAATCGAAACAAATGAAAGGAGCAGGGAGTCACAGCGATAACACAAGTTCACTGTCATTGACACGAAATGAAGACATGGGATCTTCTGTTTTGAATCATCAAATACAACACAACTCTGGACAGGAACCTGCTGCAAGTGATAATGTGTCACCCAATGGTTCCTTGGGAATTCGCTCAGGCAGTTCCTTGATTTCAAAGGATGTCGCTTTGCCAAGAGTTGTATTATGCCTAGCTCATAATGGTAAGGTTGCATGGGATATCAAATGGAGGCCTTATAATGTATCTGAATTCAAATTTAAGCATCGGATGGGCTATCTTGCTGCCTTGCTGGGCAACGGATCTCTGGAAGTGTAAGAAGTCTGCTTCAGTTGTCCAGTTTCCATGTTCCTTTAATACTCTGTCTCATCTTCTCTTGTCCATATCTGTTACGTCCTTTTTAGATGCTTTTGCAatttcttcttttcccttttattaGTTCAATTCTTTTGAAGTTGTTGGATCCTTTTCCTTGTTTGAGAATCTCCTCCCTAAGACCTTTTGTGATAGGTTTGCAATTTCTCTTTTCCCTTCTACTAACTGGACATTCAAGGatactattttaatttatgatcTATGTTATTATGAGGTTATAACTTATAGGATGTATGTAATAACACCGATTGTCATGTTGAGGTTTCAAATATTTGCGTGTGCGCACACTGAGAATATATACTTGGTTCTGAACTAGTTTCAATATGTCAAATACTAAAAGCGACAATTACAATTGAGAAATGACaatattacttatcaaaaaaaaaaaaaaaactcaagaagTGACAATATTTTGAAATGAAATGCATGGATAAGAAGTATATTGTGTTTGTGTAGAGGTGTCAAAAGGCGGGCATTGGTAAgtgaaaataaaatctaaaaaattatccTAGTTTGAATATCAAACTACTTTAacattgtaaaattgttgtattgCAATTTGCAACAAATTAAACTTATATTGACCGGTACCCTTTTCTGATTATGTCCACATATTACATCAATCTTCTGCACCAATTGCATGCTTCTGTAGTTCTAAAATATTTGTTACATTCTGttatttgtatcttttttatGCCAACACTATATCTATCAATGCTGGTGGGAGGTTCTTCTTCCTCGAACAATGATAGTTCTCTATTCTTCTGTGCATCAGGAAGGTATTGATCCCCGTTTTGTAAAATTGGAGCCTGTATTTAGATGCTCAATCTTGAAATGCGGTGGCATACAGAGGTAGTGCAGTTTCTACCTTTTTGATGAATACTATGGGATTTACTGAAATTGAACAAAAAGTTATCTTGGCAATGGGCTCTAGCTCAACAGGCATTTCCTCCCTCAATAAAGAATGGGGTAGAGGGTTTGTAAAACATGAAAATCTTCGTCCCTTTTTGCTACAGCCTTCAGGGAACTTGACATatttaaataatgttgaaatGTATGATGTTCCTCTAACTATTTGCTACACGCGACCATCGTTGTTGACCTTGTTATTTGGTTTACTTTACAGTTTACATGATTAAAGGCTGATTTGCACTCAACTCTCGTTTTGTTATGTAGCATCCCTCTGACAATGGAGTGGTCAGCTTCACCCCCGCATGATTACCTGCTTGCTGGATGCCATGATGGAACagtaatattttcattttaatagcTTCACCCCCTAAATACACCATAGTATGCACCACGGaactaaattccagatctgagacgaatgcttccccaaccaattcttCCAGCCAAAAAGCAAATCTAGAATCGATCTAGGTATGACCCACGACAatccaaaagttataaaaacaaagctctATAACCAATAAATtatctcacaatgaagaagtaagtggTCTATCGTCTCCCCACAGTACACATAATGCATCAGTCCACAAAATCCAAGCCTCTCAATCTCAAATTATCacccgttaggatcttattccaagttACACACCAAACGAAAAAAGAAACACGCCTAGGGACCTTAACTCTCCATATACCTTTCCAAGGAGAGACAACTGAGGGAGAATCCCGCAACTTGTTATAATATGACCAGATGTCAAAATCCCCATTAGGCTTTCACTTCCATCTCATCCAGCCTCCAACATCCATTGAAGGAGAATACTGCATTTTTTCTGCTTGGCTTCAGATTGCATCCTAGATGATATGCGTCTGTGCTTAATCAAGCTTTGGAATAATTGGGAATAAGGGaataggtttttgtttttggtaaaatgaCATCTGGTCTGGACATTCTTGGTTTAGAACTTAAGAAGTTTGTCTTACATTAGGTTCTTTATGGAAGCTCTGCAAGTTGTTCATCTGAAGGTAATGGGCATATTGTAATATTGTTTCTTGGATTGGAATTATGGTGCAATATGAATTTCTCATGTGAATTTCATTTCCACCTTTTGCTCCGCAGATACGAGGCCATTGCTTTGCTTCAGTGCAGATACAGTTCCTATTACAGCACTTTCCTGGGCTCCACTTGAAAGGTAAGTGAAGCCAGAAGATggcattattaaaataaaatttagttgtATTATGAAATATTCAgctctatgattttttttaggcaAAATGTTAATGGTGGTGATTTTATATGGGACCCAGTAagtctgattttttattttgaagagaaTAATTTTCATCTGCAAttgttttttcctctctctctttgtttagCTGTGATTTTGGTTTGTATGACCAACAACCTTATCTACAAACTGTAAAATGTTATCGTGTGATAATCTGAACTATTGTATGCATTTAATTTGAATCgaatatatcttttttatttgagtttgagaattatgaaaaaaattcagaagGAATTGGCCATGGATTATTGATTATAAATCTCtatgaaattcaaattaaagtCTGCTTTAATAGCAAATTTAAAATCACTTGCCTTTATTTGGCTGGTGGCTAACATCTGTGATGATGAAGACCACTGTTTTATTTGTAGAATCTATCATGCCTAAAATGGTTTTCTTATGTTGTTGACTTCAATTTTGGAGTGCTTGCATTGCAACtcttttgaatttatttgaaaGTATGAAGAGAAATAGccaagaaatgagaaaatatGGGTACTGGATGattcccccccaccccccctttTCTGTGGGCATGGGTTGGCtaaattattattgttggaAAGTATAATTCACTTTCCATGTCATTGAAAACCAAATCAAGACATtgatttcaaaagaaaattatgggatTGATTGTTAGAGAAAATTGTAGGATTGAGACAATCAATATGCAATTCaagtttaaattgttttttacttttgtatGTAATCCTATTATAAATATGGATTCCATTGTAATGTATTATCATGAAAAGTGTATGAGAAAATGCAGCCCTTTAGGCTCCTGTCCCGTGGTTGTGGGCCGTCAAGCCAAACCACGTAATGCTCTAtgttctctctatttctctctcattgCTCCTGCTCTCACATCtctaaatattttctatttctccTTTAATTTCTGCAATTATGTAATCACAATTGTTGTTATTACTGTTACTTTGCTTGATGAAAATATATAACTTGCTGTTGTTTATGATTATCAGTGTTCCAGAGATTGCAAATGTTATAGTTACTGCTGGATATGGAGGCCTAAAGTTTTGGGACCTATGGTACATATGATGCCTCTACTGTTTACATTCTCATTGATATGCGTTCAGCGGCTTTGGCCTTTTAACAGTTTTAAGCTTTGATGGTTTTGTAGCTCACATTCCTTTCATCTGAATAAAGATGCTTGGAATTGtatacaatttaatttattgcacaaaaatatttgaatatctGAGTAGAACTTTAGTCAAATTTGTTACAAGTATCCATGATATACCTGTATGCTGTGCACTTGGGTAATAGTAAGTCCTTTTAAAGTACATAGATTGACATTCTTGAGAAATTAAACTTCAATAAATTTCTATATACTTTGATTTGGGATCCACAAACTTTCATCGGATGATCTTGCTACGAGGGACAAAAGTTTCTTGTAACCTGAAAATTATAGTCTCTGAATTTGTCAAACTTGCCGTTTTATATTGTGTCAGCTTGTTTTGATGATATATTTTAACGTGTCTTTATTTCTCGGGGGGAGTAATAAATGACCACAATCTGCAGCAAATTGAATCTTAATTCTTAATTATTGGTTTGGAAAGCACTCATCTAGCATTTGGTATTTAGTTCTGTTGTGCttaatgtggtgtatttggagggagCAAAATTGGCGGATTTTTGAGGACATGGAAAAATCTGATGaccagttgcttgcttcttttagtggttCTCTTTTTTACTGGTCTAGGGCTTGGAGACTCACCTCTAGTAATTCGCTCCCTTTGTTCCTTGGTTCTCTCCTTTGTAATTagctttttctttgtcttttcgtttatttttctataatctTTGGTCTGCCTTATGCTCTTTTTGTATGAGGTAGCtttttgaatatacatctttcttacttttcaaaaaaaaaaacatattgatGTCTTGgcttgatgataaagagcaatcatAATGGAGCAGAGACGCCATGGTTGAAATTTTGtcatatctattaaaaaaatggaaagttAACGGATACCCTAACGGTATttatttaggaaatattttcaaaaattttttacAGGAAAAGAAAACGGCAACTGATatttttgatagctttttatatttctaatgAAAGTGACAtcaaattttcctaaaatggtccattaacaaatgccctaaggCACCCCGTTAAACGGACCTTTTTAACTTGTTAACATCAGGGATATATGGTCCTTTTAGTGGGGAGGAGGTAGAAATGTCCTCATATAACCTTCTTAAGCTTCACTTCCAATATTCCATTTTGCCTGGATTTTGAAATTACAGAAATAGCCATGCTCTATGGATGATGAAATTTGAATGTGATGACTAGCAGTATGCATGTCTTTGGGGAACACAGACATTATTGTGCACGAATGTATTGTTTTAATTAGTCATATGAATTATGCTTGTTGCATTTACttcattgctttgttttgaGTAATTAATCTTCACTTCGAGGTTCAAAGTTTTGATCGATTAGTAAGATAGGTTCTTTAGTTGATTTGACTCATTTCAGCCTCCTAGTTAGGTGACTGTCATTTTTTTATCTAGATAAGATTTCCCCCCAGTTTCTTAAATCCCTTTTTGGATACCAGTatctcaattttatatttcccaGAACTTTGGAagtacttaaaattaaaaatagaaataatataaaactttGAAGTTAAAGATTGCATTCTCGGAAACTTGATCTAATCCTGCAATGAAATTTCTTGCTTTGTGTAGGTTCCATTTATGGTATATTTTTCCATCTTGTCATGATTTTTAAGGAGATTAAGTGCTGAGATTTACAAGTCCATTTACGAAACATTGAAGCTAGGGTATCTCAAAGTTACATGGGGACTGGATAATTAGTTGGGATTAATATTTTAGAGTTTGATATGTTTAATTTATCAGTAGTGGTATAATGGTATGCCATACTCAAGCTATAACATTAAATTGTTTGCAGCGATCCATTCCGTCCTTTGTGGGACCTCAATCCTGTGCCAAGGAACATATATAGTTTAGATGTGTTATTGTATCCTTTGATGATGGAACAATGAGAATTCTCAGCTTATTTAAGGCTGCATATGATGTTCTTGTCACTGGAAAGTCCTTCAGTGGGACAAAACAACTAGGGTTGCACAGTTATTACTGTTCATCATTTGCCATCTGGAGTGTTCAAGTGTCACGACTAACAGGTAGATCCATAGGCTTTTATATGATTCTAGTAAAATTTGCTTGTATCACAGCCAGAAATGAGATTATGAGAATACATTGACTCAGTTTTCATACTTAAAACAAAGCTAGTAAAATACAtcaaccttttctttttaatattcaaaattatatCTGGATTAGCTCTAATGTTTCACTATTAGCAATTTGtttctttgcatttttaattttgcattCAGAAAGTATAAAAAGTGAGATTGATAGACCCTAAGAAGTTAATCTAGTACAGTCTAAATGCCAATGAGATCTAGCTCAAATGGTAAGTGCTCACCTTGTAGTAAGAATTAGGTAGAGGTTGAGGTTGTAGGTTCAATACCCATTGGGTGCGTAACTTATCAATATCTATTACAATCTGAATTGCCGCATGCATACAAAGTAAAATCTAGATTGTTAGATCCACATTTTAGTTTCTACACTCCATAGAATGTTTCCTTGTTTAAATTAAGCATCAGTTGATTGAAACTACAGAATGCATAAATCCTAATCCTTCCTTTTAAAAATGGCTTATGAATATTTCTGGATTGGCCTTTCTTGTCAAATTATTAAGCTACTCCTCAGGCAAAATAATGGATGattaacaatgaaaattttatgcAAATTTGTGCAGTTATACATTGTCATCCGAAGTAAAATTTTATAGTGGATGGATGGTCATAATTTTTCACCTTTGATTATATCTCCTAAAACTCTGCATTAGGTCAATTGAACTGCTAATTTCCGGTATCAATTATCCACCAActgttgaattttgttttgaatgtcAGGCATGGTTGCATATTGCAGTGCAGATGGCACTGTTCTCCATTTCCAGGTCAGTTTTAGTTCCTGCTAtgaatcttttcctttttctttttgctttattaattGGTAAGTTATGCATGTACTAAGTGGGTcttgaaaatgttaaaatatgACGTTCGTTTTTTTTTGGACCAATATTTTACTTATTCTTGATAGCAGAGGGCAGAGCAATTTATTAGTTAAACTTGTCTAGTTAGAAGGTCCAACTTTTACCTGATCATGATGATAATGAAaatcaaaaaacattttaatgGCTTATGTTCTAGGGACTAGGGAGTCTTTTAGCACTGTAAATTATCCACAATTCAGATAATTGTGTTCAAGAACTCATGCTTTGGCCCAATGGTTGGACACAGAGGGACCCCTTTCTAATAAATATCCTTCATTATTAGGACTAGAGACATAAAAGTggaatatataataattatatgcAGTTCTACGTTGATGCTAAGGTTTTAATAAATATGATTCTGTTGTGTTTATATTAGCTTACAAGCAAAGCAGTGGACAAAGTTTTCTCACGAAATCGGACCCCCCATTTTCTTTGTGGGTCACTAACCGAAGAGGAATCAGCTATCACAATCAACACTCCGTTACCAAATACACCTTTCCTATTGAAGAATTCACTTAACAAAAGTGGGGACATCCCTTTATCCATGCTGGAGATTATATCCGTGCCACAACAGGTGAAAAGAGGAAAGGATAAGATGGCAAAAGGTCCTAGCATGGATGCTCAAACTTCTTCTAATTGTCATGTCAATCTTATTGCAGCCCTTTGTTATGGCAATGACCCTGGTACAGAATCTGGACCTGAGGAAGCATTGACATATTCTAAGAGCAAAAAGAGACCAACTTGTAGAAGTGGCAATAACAATAATCGAGAAGATGCCAAACCTTGGTATGCAGAGATGAAGAGCCATCAAAAACAGAGGGAACAGAAAATGGAAAGATAGAAGCTCGGACTAATGAAGTTTTCCCTCTGAAAATGGTAGCAATGCATAAGGTAAGGTGGAACATGAACAAGGTTAGTGAGAGATGGCTGTGCTATGGTGGCGCGGCTGGACTTGTACGTTGTTGGGAGATTGTTTTGTCTGATTTTGATAGGAAATTGGCCATGAAGAGATGATGCAAGTCCCTAATTGTTCATGTAATCTACTCTGCGTGGGTGGATGcatgggtttctttttttgcttcCCTGCACTTTCAATTGCAACCGACCTGCCATGGAAGTGTGGAGTGATGTatttaactatatttaattaaaatatagtaaaataaatcATTCAACATATATAGTTGttcttttaaatatgatttttttttcaatagttagAACAGAGAgaggagatttgaaccctagacaCCAAGAGATGCTAACCAACTAAGCCACAAGACCCTTGTCttttaattatgaatttattataCAAATTTGTATTATATCCGAACATATGTTCATCTACGGTTGTTTAaccatatatttaaaaatatattttaaaacctttaaataaaactcatataTAATTGGTATATATATTTAGTCTTGTTACAAACATATTATTAGTAAGCTATATACTCATTCGATGGGTTTTGAATTCACGACCTTGCTCTCTACTCAAACTCACACTCCTGAGAAGAAGCATAACATTTGAACTAAAGTTTATGAGCTCTTTAGTCTTGTTTCCACGGATTTTATTGAGCCAAGATCaatattgtattaaaaaaagacTCAATCAATTAAAACTCTaaattgcttttttcttttgataaaaagTATTGTAAGTGTATTGAATCATTATTAGCAATAAAATTTTGCTAATAGCTAGAGATTTTAACAAACCAATCTCTGACATGGGAGATTTTCAATGTTGGTCACTTCATCTGATTTACACACCAAATAATGTCTCTCTTTATAAATACCTAGACATTTTCATCCCAAATAAATTCACGTTTACTAAACTTCTTTGCTTTttgctaataatatttttactcaTCGTTGTCATACAATATGCAATACGTATTGTATCgtgtattaaaaatttatatcataAGAGCATACCAAAAGTTCTCATAAATCGTATGATACAAAGGTGTGTATCACATGTATTGGAAGATACATGAACATATGgttgaaaatgggtttttaaGTGGAATTATTGGGCTACTACTATATTTGCCCAATACAAAGATTTAGATGAAATTATTGGGCCACTAGCCTACTACTACTTTAGCCCAATAGAAAGGTCTGGCacaaggagttttttttttttttttttttttccttcctaaaatcacatatttatctactttcagattttattttccttggctctctctctctctctctctctctctctctctctctctctctctctcaatgatAAATATGatgaggaaattttttttattttgctttatatattatatattaacacatttacatttgataatttgaatatggatgttataaatatattttcatgtTTTGTCTGTCCTCTCAAATATTATAGCATAAGTGATCATTAAGGTAATAATTAGTTGCACATgttccaattttataataaatataacgttttaatatatatatttttcaaaaatgttaTATAGTATTGGTGTATTTTACGAAACATGATACAATCAAatatacaatatataaaaatgacaaaTGATTCATGATATAATTCGTATTTTGACAATTATGCATTTACTTCTATTAATATTTGACAGTTATGcatttaataataatgataaaaaaaaaagataaaatcctatttaagattattatgtaataaaaaattaagtgaattagctatcatcatcattaaaaaaaaaaaaaggagagatgttaacaaaaactaaattagTAATTTGcatcttaaaaattaaaaagaattatttttaaataagaaaatctaTTATATAGAaagttaaatataaatattattataaaaactggtatttaaatttttatacataaaaaattccaaacttaAATTCATCACAACATgttttttaactattaaatgtAGCCTCAACCATGCCCATATTTAGTTAGTTACAATGTCTACCTTCCGAGTTCTGTCTACCAAAATCTGTGTGCTCAAAGCTCAACTCTTCCTTAGAAAGTTCTGTTTTTTTAGGTGATGGATCAAATGGGCCGAAATTCCAATGAAAAAGTGGGCAGACATATGCAAACCAAGAGGTAAAGGTGGTCTACTAGGACTAAGGAGGATGAGGAATTTCAACAATGCTTTGCTTGCAAAATTGGGAAGGGAATGTCTTGACAGAAACTTTTACTCAATCCCAAAAGCAAATTCCATCTTCTGCCTGTGGAAGCACATTTGTGATAGTAGGAATCTCATCAAGAGAGCAAGCTGTGATCTCACTACAATTTAGTAGTTGTGGTAAACAaatactacaaatatttttggtgtggttttgcctgaaacaaaagaaacatagATTCTACTACCCTAGTAACAATGCCCATGTCTATTCAATGGAATGAAACATCTTCAAAACACCAATTATCAAGTCTTTCATCCTCAACCTCATATTATTTAGGAAAAGTTACATTTTAAAATCCTAAAGgtttaaaagtaataaattaaactcctaggttttaaaaaataacagaTTAAACACTATAGGAGGAACTTCCAGTGCTGTTACAGAATACAAAACCAGCACATTCAGATGCAGCTGACATACCAAATTTAGGTAACTTACAAATATTTTCCCTTGAAAATGGTGATCATTGCCGACTTCATTTTAATTGAGATTAAGGCTTAGTTGAGTTGAGTTAAATATTTAGCGAGGGCAATTTAGATGTAGCagttaaggttttttttaatttttatttattagactGGATGAACAATTCCAAGGATTTTGGGATACAACAATATAAAATGGTTTCCGATCCGAccagaaaggaaaataattcatttgaatgctctgtttttcttctttagatTGAAAATAGAACACCGTATGGAAGCAGATTTATATAAATGAGTCAATTTTCTTAACGGATATCTAGGCTTGATGTCAGTTTTACATTTGTCACATAGAGAAAGATTGATTCATTCTTTCTTGAGAACAGAGTAATTGAGTGCACCTTGTGCAAATAAAAGCTCAAATCTCCAACTTTTATGATAAGATAACTTGGAACTTTTGTCTAGTCAATCCTGCAAAGAATAAATGGGATTTGTTGCCATAAAAAGATCACAAGTGCGTAGATATTGCAACAAGTACATCATCAACATTCCTTATAAATTTGTGCATAGATAGGAGGGTGGTGTTGAATGAGAGAGGTGTTGTTTTGCTGGAAAAATAACACATCTATTAAGCTTCCCACCATATATTAACCCACAATTGGAATTTTCACTATCAAAACTTTTCCTTCCCACTGTAGATTTATCATGTCCAGGGATGTCAAACctgtatttcaatttttttttccaaagattTTATTGATTGTATCTTTCTTGTTGCTCACACAGaccacttaaaaatataaattataaacagATGGGACTTATACTTGGGATATACAAATTCAGGCATGTGATAGACATAAGTACCATGATGGCCCTCCTTACCGAGATTGTGCACCATTTAGTTTGAAGCAGTTATATCATTACGAAGGCTTTTCTTTTGGAACCCCTTGAGGTTATAGATACAGGTGAAAATAGTGGacagaatgaaaagaaaatcgCATATGATAATGTATTGTTCTACAATCACAACCACCTTTCTTTATCAGTGTAACTCTTAAAATGCATTAAAGAAAATCGTTCAATTGATGAaaaaatctctcaaaaaaataaaaatgtaaagaaaGTTTTCCCAGCCATTCAGTAATTTCATCATTTGTTCTTATGTGAATAAATGATAAGAAATGTGCATTATCGGGTGTGCTACTCTATTATAAATTGCATATAATTTACTGTATCAAGTTCAGAATACATTTAGGCCCGAAGAgcttctaaaataaaaagatgtcaTTAGTATTTCACTATTTTCCCTCTTCCAATTACCCTGGTTCAATTTCATCTCTTActacaaatttgaaatataacaGGTTGAATAGCATTTCAGTATCCTCCTCTTTTTGATATCTCTAGTTATATCTTATCACTCACAATAAACACTAAATACACTCGACCTAGTAAAAGACAGTCAACCATTAAGCAagtatttgttttaataattcattatttcttaaatttgataaaagaaagaattaataaTAAGTTTAAAACAGACCCAACAAAATCTCATGTTGCACCCTTCAAAAGAGTAGAAGTTCTAACTAGTACACCGAGATGCAACTTTGTAGTTATCATTAGCAACTTCTTTTAGCATGAGGAAATCTAAATTCTATCTAATCAAAGAACCACATTATAACAACGTTAGAGTCTGCATTCCCCCTTGAAAATTCATATAAACTTTGTGAGACCCCCTTTTAATGTATTCTTGTGAGAACACAAGAAATGTCCCGTGCATGCTCAAATTGTACATCTCGGTTTCCATAGCAAAGAACAGGTAAACATCTCACAATTTCAATCTCAACAAAAAATCGCATGCACCATCTTCTGAAGTAATACATAGCAGAAAAGTAACATCCATATGGTCTGAACCTAATTCAAGTGTAGTGTAGAAAAAGGTTACCAAACAAACACTTCCATCAAACCAATCTTTTATATTGTCAATACTTCCACAGGCTGACATAACAACAATTTATGAATAGccgaaaaaagctgctacccaCCACCAACAACATTTTACAAAAGGAGGAAAAAAGGGTCCCAAAATAAATAAGGCTAGCATCTTGTAACATTTTGTGCTTGATTAGGACACATT
This portion of the Castanea sativa cultivar Marrone di Chiusa Pesio chromosome 7, ASM4071231v1 genome encodes:
- the LOC142643729 gene encoding uncharacterized protein LOC142643729, encoding MKDESTLPKRPRGRPRKKPIEDNEAITTQSKRPRGRPRKNLIEESLDNLDCNDQYVEALGVQLPEDLSEAHAVDGVSRNAQEPAEQEECGKKQKSYKRAASAGDPTLESPVQGRKSKQMKGAGSHSDNTSSLSLTRNEDMGSSVLNHQIQHNSGQEPAASDNVSPNGSLGIRSGSSLISKDVALPRVVLCLAHNGKVAWDIKWRPYNVSEFKFKHRMGYLAALLGNGSLEV